Part of the Triticum urartu cultivar G1812 chromosome 2, Tu2.1, whole genome shotgun sequence genome, tTTCGAAAAAGCTAAGGAAGACAGGTGGAAAACCAAGACGTGTTAAAAACCCGAAAAACCGTTTAAATAGGCGAAAACGcgtgcaaaaaaataaaaaaaacaaaatccAGAGAAAGCGCCCAGAGCGTGACACGTGACAAATGGCTGAGAGCGCACCAAGTAacgctgatcgttgcgaggctttCGAAAAAGCGCTCGTTAACTAATGGCTGCCGTGTGTCAGGCTGGGTATGTGACGTGTCGTGCACGGGTGCTTCTGGGCCGGCCCGCGAAGCACAGCCGTTTCCCTCCCGAGCTTCGGACTTAAATCACTTAACACAGACCGAATTGGGTCTAGGAGGAAAATTGGAGCCCAAACCTGCCATTCTCCTAGTCTCCATTGTTAGAGAAAGTAGTCCGCCCAAATCCATCAGAAATCCATCGCGACGTCCTCCCGGAAGCCACCGGCAGCGCCTGAACGCCGGTGTCCCACGGAGCTCAATCCATCTCTCTTCCCCGGTTCGCGGCCTGTGGAAAGCGAAAGTGGTTGTTAGGGTTTTGCCGGCGCCTCTCCGATGGCGGAAGATGCTGGTAGTCGGATTGAGGTGGCCAACCTCCTTTCCCTCGGCGAGGACCTCGTCGGGGTGCTCCTGGGCAGCAAGGACGGCGAAGCCCTTGCGCAGGCCTGCGACGGGGCACGGATGCTGCGCTCCGCCTGCTGCTCCGAGTCCGGGGACCTCGAGCTCCAAGTCAAAGGTCCGTTCTCTCCGGCTCTGTTGAGATTCCGATTCATGTCGTGTTTAGAACTCCTCGTGTGGTGAAGACGATTTTGGTGCTCAAGTTCAGTGGGGGAAATTTAGGGTCACTGGCAATTTTTGAGTACCTGTGGTTGAAAATCCTGCTTAAAAGGGCCTGATTTTGAATAAAAAACTAGCATATCTAATTTACTTAGCATTCCAGCACTTGCATACCAAAGGATTCAAGGAACACTTTACATACATTAATTCAAGCACCTGTTATGGAAACAAAATAATAACAGTGGGTTACCTTTGAAATAATTAGAGAAGTGGTGATGGTTGACTAGTTGAGAATTTGACAATAAAAGTGGCATGCTTCTTTTGTGCAACAGAGTATGAGGAAAAATTAAACTCCTGCAAGGAAAAGGTTGACAAGTCAAAAGCTGAAACAGTTACTGATGAAGAACTGAACACGCTACGAAATGAGATGGAGGAGAAACTCCGGGGGGAGCAACAGCTTCGCCAAGACTTAAGATAAGTTCTTATTTCAACATCTGTATCATTATCATCTGAATTGCTACCTTAAGTTGGATTGCTGATACAGTTTATGTTGTCAACACAGCGGTGAGTGATGAGCTTGATAACCTAGACCGTCAAAGGGCTTCTATAGAAGAAAGAAAGGATGCTGTCAAGAAGAAGGAGAAAGACATGCTGAAGGCACAGTAAGTCCAGATTTGTATCACCGAGTACATGTATGTACATTTTGCTTTCGTAACTGCTCACATGCCATTAGTGGGAAACTATTTGGATGGTCAAGCTAGCTAGAAAATCTCATCTGGGCTGTATAACTAGCAGCACCATTACGTTGTCCATCCCAACAGTAAGTTCTATGTAGTGGCCTGTTTGATATTCACCGTTATATAAGAACTAGGATTGAAGTTCAAATCGGTATT contains:
- the LOC125538503 gene encoding kinetochore protein SPC24 homolog translates to MAEDAGSRIEVANLLSLGEDLVGVLLGSKDGEALAQACDGARMLRSACCSESGDLELQVKEYEEKLNSCKEKVDKSKAETVTDEELNTLRNEMEEKLRGEQQLRQDLRAVSDELDNLDRQRASIEERKDAVKKKEKDMLKAQSMLSMCVSVTNIMPDFEDQEKISGYIVDKNRKKLDKFEFEKTMSPVEIGDKLWKMM